The Chitinophaga niabensis genomic interval CCCGCGGATCATAGCTGTGTTCACACCTATCACTTCTCCTTTATAATTGATCAGCGGCCCGCCGGAGTTTCCGGGATTCAAAGCCGCATCCGTTTGCACAAGGTCATCCATCAATCTGCCGGTTTCACTTAATAAGGAACGGCCCAGGGCACTTACCACGCCTGCAGTAACAGTATGTTGAAAGCCCATGGGGTTACCAATGGCAATCACCAGCTGACCGATCTGCAATTCGTTGGTATCGCCAAGCTGCGCTGCCTGAAAATCGTAAGCGGTAGATTTAAGGATGGCAATGTCTGTATCCGGATCTTCTCCCGCCAGTGTAGCGGGATAAATTGTGCCGTCGTGCAGCATTACATTAAAGAAGCTGCCGTTGTGCACCACATGAGAGTTTGTAAATAAATAACCATCAGAAGAAAAGAAGAACCCCGAACCGGTTCCGGTCACTTTCCTTTGCGCATCCAGCCGTTCTATCTTAACAACTGACCTGCTTGCAGCTTCCACTGCGTGATGGATGATCTCAGAATATGCATCCATATAACCTCCTTCTTTATTCCCCTGTTATCGCATAAAACAAGCCACATGAAAAACTTGCCAAAATGACAGCAAAACGAATGAATGTTATCGTTTAACTTCCCTTTTCAAATACTACATCCATGAAATTCACTGTATTATCTGCTGCAGCCCTATTGATACTGGCCGCATGCCAAACGTCTGTAACCCGTTCTACCGCAGATGATTCCAAACTCCGCCAGCAGATCGCCGGAATAGCTGCTACCATAGATGGACAAGTTGGCGTATCCATCCGCAACCTCGATACCCGGGATACGGTCACGTTTAATGATTCCACCCATTACGTGATGCACAGTGTTTTCAAATTCCACATTGCCATGACTATCCTGCACCAGGTAGATCAGGGCAAACTTCAACTGGAACAAAAGATCTATATCGATAAAAAATGGATGGTACCTGATACCTGGAGCCCGCTGCGGGATTCATTCCCTGCCGGCAATGCAGACGTTCCTTTATCCAAACTGCTAAGCCTGATGGTTTCACTAAGCGATAACATTGCCTGCGATGTGCTGATAGATCTGGCCGGAGGAGAGGGAGCCATCGATGAATATATTCACAGCCTTGGCGTGAAGGATATTGCCATTAAGGCCAGTGAAGCTAAAATGGCTTCTTCCTGGGATGTACAGTTCACTAACTGGAGTACCCCTACTGCTATGATTGAACTGCTGGAGATCCTGAACAAAGGCACTGCTTTGTCTGCAACCACCAATGCCTTCTTATGGAAGATCATGAAGGAAACCTCTACAGGGCCGAACAGGCTCAAAGGCCTGCTGCCAAAGGATGTGGTAGTGGCACATAAAACAGGAACTTCAGGTACCAAAGATGGTGTGCATGCTGCAACAAATGATGTAGGGATCATCTTCCTGCCGAATGGGCAAAAGCTGGCGATTGCAGTGTTTGTATTAATGAGCAAAGCAGATGATGCTGCGCGGGAAGGGGTGATCGCAAAGATTGCAAAGGCAGCGTATGATGATGCAGTAGCTAAGAAGTAGCGTAACACTATACATCAAGAAGCCGCCCCAATGATGGGGCGGCTTCTTTTTTCATAAGCATTATTCAAGGTTTTTCAACAAATTATATGAATGATAAATGTTCGTATTGTTTCTTGAGGATAGCCTGATCATCTGCTCCCAGCCACTTCTTCAGCAGCGTAGCATACACGTTCTTAAAATCCACTTTATACTGCAGGTCCCCATCCTGCAGATTACCCAGGTCCGGCCCCTCATTCAGCACTCCTTTCTGCTGCAATCCACCACCAATCAGGAACATATTGTTCGCTGTTCCATGATCTGTTCCACCACTCGCATTCTGCCCTACACGGCGGCCGAATTCAGAGAAGGTCATCACCAGTACATCCTTAAAACGATCATTCTTTTTCAGATCAGTAGTGAACACCTGCAATGCATCGCTCAGCTGCTCAAACAATCTTTGCTGCTGTTGCTGCTGCCCTACGTGCGTATCAAAACTACCATGTGAAACATAGTAAACACTGGTATTGATATCCGTCATGATCAGCTCCGCAATGGTTTTCATATTGCGGCCTAACTCAGTGGTGGGGTAAGATTCTTTGCTTTTATATGTTTTGAACTGTTGCTGGATGTATGCTGCAGAAGAAATAGTTTCTGCCATTGTTTTGTAAAGATAGCCCACATTCTGATGTTCATCATCATGCTTCTGCTTATCCAGCAGCTCTTTGAAATAACGGTCGTTACTGGCGCCGAACAAACGTTGCGGATCAGTGAGTGCCAGCCCTTTTACAGCATCTCCTTTTAAAGCCATGCTGAGTGTATCATCTATTTCCAGTGCCTGCGTGGGTTTATCACATCCTTTACATTGCGCATCCAGGTAACGGCCCAGCCAGCCGGTGCCCCAGTAATCTTTGGAATCACTGGCACTTTGCCAGATATCCATAGAACGGAAATGTGAGCGGTCCGGATTAGGATAGCCTACGCTATTGAGGATGCCCAATGCACCATCATCATACAGGGCTTTAAAACTTTTCAGTGCGGGATGGATACCCAGTTCATCGTTGAGCGCCAGAGCCTGCTCTCTTTTGATGCCAAGGGTAGGCCGCATTTTATAGTAAACATCGTTGCGGTATGGGATCACGGTATTGAGCCCATCGTTGCCGCCGGACAGCTGCACAACTACCAATACTTTGTTGCCGGGAGGGACAAGGTTGCCCTGCTCCATAGCCTTCAGGAATTTAGGCAGCATCAGGCTGGCTGAAGCGAGTGAGCCTACTTGTAAGAACCTGCGTCTGTTAACTTGCATAGTACTATGGATTTCGTTTAACACAATTGGTATTCCGGTGTGCTCATTACATCAATCGTAACTGTTTTGATGTAATTCTCACGGGTGGAACTATCCGAATATTTTTCCAGTAATTGTTTATTGATCGAAGTGTTTTTCAGCAACAGGGACTGCGCGATCTGATCTGCGAGCTGCTCTCTCGGCGTATCTGCAAATTCCTTCAGGTAAGGGTCCCAGTCTACTTTCGCATTCACCCTGCGCGCATATTGCTTCTTGAGGAACTCATTCACCTGCATCGTCATTTTATAGTTGGAGCCCTCTCCCATTTCCGGTGTGATCTCTTTAGGACGGATATTAAATTCCTGCGAATACAAAATGATCTGTGGCACCCGCATGCGGAACATCAGGCTTGAACTGTCTATCCAGCTGCGTCCTCCAGGCCAGCCGGCTACGTTGGGAGGATAGAATAATACCTGGCCCATCACACGTTGAAACACCAGCATGGCCTCTTCCTGTTCAAATTGCATGGGAATGGATTTACGCAATCCTACCAGTAATTCAACGGGAGATTTGATCTTACTGCCAATGTTCTTTTCTTCGTAGAACCAGTCCGCTAAAAAGATCTCCTGCATTAAAGCACGCAGGTCGTAATTAGAATGATAGAATTTATCGGCGAGTTTATTTACATGCGCTTCGTTCACTTCTTCGTTTACGAAGTAGCGGTAGATCTTGGTGGTGATGTATTTTGCAGTTTGCTTTTGTTCCAGCAGAATGGCAATTACATCATCCCCATCAAACTTACCGGTTTTGCCCAGCAGGGTTTTATCTCCTTCATCATGGAAATTCTTCCTGAACTTAAACTGCCCTACTTCATCATACCCCCAGCCCGTAAAAGCCCTGGCCGCTTCTTTCACATCTGTTTCCGTATAATTGCCACGGCCCATGGTGAATAATTCCATCACTTCACGGGCGAAATTTTCATTCGGTTTTTGTTTACGGTTCTGCTGGTTATTGAGGAAGGCCAGCATAGCAGGTGTTTTAGATACTTCCCGCAGCAGGTCCCCGAAATTGGACAGTCCATGCTGGCGGATCACCTGCAGCAATTGTTGATTGTACAACACATTCTGGGTACGGCAGGCAAAATGGCCGTGCCAGAAGAGCGCCATTTTTTCCCTTAGCGGGTGTGGGTTATTGATCATAGAATGCGTCCACATCACATTCAGGTCTTTGATGCCGTCCGTATTCATACGCTGTACTGCCCTGCGTTCTTCAGCACCCATATTACGCTGGCGCTGGTAATCCGGCAGGTCTGTTTCATCAATCACTTTTACGGGATCGAGTGCAGCAGCTTCAGGGCCAAGGATCAGTTTTCGTACTACTTCCTTCCTTTTTTTCTTTGCCCAGGAATTGATCACGGGGAGGCTTTCGCCAAATCCGGCTCTCCAGGCAAGGTGCTGCAATTGTGTTTGTTCTGAAACAGCCATATGCAAAAGAATTTATAGATAGTGAGACGTACTAATGCATGCAAAGTTTAACCGGGGCGTCCCGATTACACTAAAAAGTACAAAATTCGTTCCAGAGGGGTGGGAAATTTAATAAACGTTCATGTTCCTGTCGATCTCCAGCGCCCAGGCATGGATACCGCCGGTTACATTAAATACCTCGTTAAAACCAGATTGCACTAACTGCTGTGCCACAGCTTTGCTGCGCATTCCATGGTGGCAGATCACGGCAACGGGTTTCTTTTTGGCCAGGCCGGCAATGGAAGCTTCGATCCTGCGCATAGGGATATGGAGCGCCCCATCTATATGGCAGATCTCCCATTCTTCTTTTTCGCGTACGTCTACCAGTTGAAAATCAATGCCCTGCTCCAGCCATTGTTGTAACTCTTCCACAGAAAGGTGCTGCATATGCTGCGGATCGCAAACACTATCGCCATAACTTTCCTGTAATTCGCTGATCTTGTGGTTGGCGGGGATATTCTGAAAAGTAAAGATCTGATGGGTATTATCCAGGATATTGATCGTTAACAACTGATTGGCCAGCGGCTCCCCGATATGGCAGATCACTTTTACAGCTTCATTAGCCTGGTAGCAACCTACTATTCCGGGTAATATACCTAATACCCCCACTGCATTACAATCGGGGGCAATACCTGGTTCAGGGAAAAGACAGCGGTAAGTGGCACTGCCCTGGTAATTGAATACGCTCACCTGCCCTTCGAATTCGAAAATAGCCCCGGAAACAAATGGGCGGCCTAAGATCACGCAGGCATCATTCACGAGGTAGCGTGTACCGAAATTATCGGAACAGTCTACCACCAGGTCGTACTGCGCTACTATGTCCAGTGCGTTAGCGGTCGTAAGAAAAGTATTGTGGGGGACTAAATTCACCTCAGGATTAAGCTCTTTCAACCGGTTAATGGCGGTTTGCAGTTTCGGCTTTCCATCATCCTCGGTACGGTATAAGACCTGGCGATGAAGGTTGGTGAGTGAGATGGCATCCTGTTCAATGATCCCTAATTTTCCTACCCCCATTGCCGTAAGATATTGCAGCACCGGCACTCCCAGCCCTCCTGCTCCCACTACCAAAACAGCAGCTTCCCGGAGTAAATCCTGTTTATCAGGCCCAAAACCATTAAGGCGAATTTGTCGGTCGTATCGGTTCATATGATGTATTCTCTACTCTAATTTCGGCATTTTTTTAACAGCTGTCAATAGTCTGTTTTTAATTGCTTCCAAATATCCTGAATAGGGCCAGAAACCGGCATGGGAGCCACTCCAACAAGTTTGCTTTTTACGTATTTTACCCGGTTATCCAGGTCGGGATGACTGCTTAACCATTCTGAAGTAACACTGCCTGAACCGGAATCCTTTTTCAGGGTATTGAATAACCAGATATATCCTTCCCCGTTAATGTTCCTTTGTTGCAGCAATTGCAGTCCATTCAGGTCCGCTTCCTTTTCCAGTTTGCGGGAGTATTCCAGGCTTTTGAGTGTATGCGCATTTTCCAGGAATACTGCCCCCAGCCCTGTTACATCACCAAACACCATGGAGATCATAGCATAAGTGCCTACACTCTGTACAAGGGAACGGGTGGTATGCCGCAATTGCACATGCGAATATTCATGTGCCAGCAATGCCGCCAGTTCCTCCGGATGTTGCATTTGTTGCAATAATCCGCTGAACACCACAATGTGCCCGCCCGGTATGGCAAATGCATTCGTTTCTGTTTTTTCCACCACGGTTATTTTCACCGGGTAAACGGAGGATATGTTCAGTTCTTTATAGAACTGATTAACCAGTTCCGTTTGTTGGGGTAATATCTTAAAATCTTTGATGAGCGCGTTGTAGGATTGCTCTCCGAACTTCACTTCGTATTCAACCGGTAATGCATTGGCTACACGGCCGGCAGCATAGGGTAATAACCAGAACCAGGCTGCCGCTATCAGTGCAATGATAAAAAGACCAATGCCTGCGATGGTCATTAATGGATTAGAGGGTCTGCGTTTAGTGCGTTGCAGTACAATTGCGGCGAATTCATAGGAAGGAACATGTAGTGTTTGTAATGGAAGGCCTGTATGATGCAACGTGTTTTGCTTTCCCTGTACTACATTATACCAATACCAGAAAACAGTACGCGGGTTACCATCTGCATCTTTCAGATGGATCTCAATTCGTTTGCTGGTAACCGTTACTTCTGCGGGTTGTACATTATCCGGAGAATCGTAAGAATATGTTCCCTGGTAGGATTGCATAGGTATTAATATTTGATCCGTTTACTCATCACCACCAGGTCTACCCAGCTTCCATTCGTTTGCTGAAGCCCCTGTGGTATGCGGCCATGTTCAATAAAATTAAAATTGCGGTATAACTGAATGGCCCTTTCATTAGTGGCCAGTACTTCAAAATGTATCGTAGTAATGTGGGGATGTTCTTCCACCCAACGGATGGCGGCTGTTAACAGCCGGCGCCCGATGCCCATGTTCCAGTATTTATGTAATACGGCAATGCCCAGCAGGGCCAT includes:
- a CDS encoding S1C family serine protease encodes the protein MDAYSEIIHHAVEAASRSVVKIERLDAQRKVTGTGSGFFFSSDGYLFTNSHVVHNGSFFNVMLHDGTIYPATLAGEDPDTDIAILKSTAYDFQAAQLGDTNELQIGQLVIAIGNPMGFQHTVTAGVVSALGRSLLSETGRLMDDLVQTDAALNPGNSGGPLINYKGEVIGVNTAMIRGAQGLCFAISINTARVIAAELMKSGKVRRAYLGMMLQQINLVPKLRSGLELRNKSALFVAGVEAGSPAGKAGIIDGDIIVSFNDLPVETSDALFRQLDREKIGQFQYIRVIRQNRLLELRVTPTEKKAA
- the bla gene encoding class A beta-lactamase, subclass A2, whose protein sequence is MKFTVLSAAALLILAACQTSVTRSTADDSKLRQQIAGIAATIDGQVGVSIRNLDTRDTVTFNDSTHYVMHSVFKFHIAMTILHQVDQGKLQLEQKIYIDKKWMVPDTWSPLRDSFPAGNADVPLSKLLSLMVSLSDNIACDVLIDLAGGEGAIDEYIHSLGVKDIAIKASEAKMASSWDVQFTNWSTPTAMIELLEILNKGTALSATTNAFLWKIMKETSTGPNRLKGLLPKDVVVAHKTGTSGTKDGVHAATNDVGIIFLPNGQKLAIAVFVLMSKADDAAREGVIAKIAKAAYDDAVAKK
- a CDS encoding DUF1501 domain-containing protein translates to MQVNRRRFLQVGSLASASLMLPKFLKAMEQGNLVPPGNKVLVVVQLSGGNDGLNTVIPYRNDVYYKMRPTLGIKREQALALNDELGIHPALKSFKALYDDGALGILNSVGYPNPDRSHFRSMDIWQSASDSKDYWGTGWLGRYLDAQCKGCDKPTQALEIDDTLSMALKGDAVKGLALTDPQRLFGASNDRYFKELLDKQKHDDEHQNVGYLYKTMAETISSAAYIQQQFKTYKSKESYPTTELGRNMKTIAELIMTDINTSVYYVSHGSFDTHVGQQQQQQRLFEQLSDALQVFTTDLKKNDRFKDVLVMTFSEFGRRVGQNASGGTDHGTANNMFLIGGGLQQKGVLNEGPDLGNLQDGDLQYKVDFKNVYATLLKKWLGADDQAILKKQYEHLSFI
- a CDS encoding DUF1800 domain-containing protein, translated to MAVSEQTQLQHLAWRAGFGESLPVINSWAKKKRKEVVRKLILGPEAAALDPVKVIDETDLPDYQRQRNMGAEERRAVQRMNTDGIKDLNVMWTHSMINNPHPLREKMALFWHGHFACRTQNVLYNQQLLQVIRQHGLSNFGDLLREVSKTPAMLAFLNNQQNRKQKPNENFAREVMELFTMGRGNYTETDVKEAARAFTGWGYDEVGQFKFRKNFHDEGDKTLLGKTGKFDGDDVIAILLEQKQTAKYITTKIYRYFVNEEVNEAHVNKLADKFYHSNYDLRALMQEIFLADWFYEEKNIGSKIKSPVELLVGLRKSIPMQFEQEEAMLVFQRVMGQVLFYPPNVAGWPGGRSWIDSSSLMFRMRVPQIILYSQEFNIRPKEITPEMGEGSNYKMTMQVNEFLKKQYARRVNAKVDWDPYLKEFADTPREQLADQIAQSLLLKNTSINKQLLEKYSDSSTRENYIKTVTIDVMSTPEYQLC
- a CDS encoding ThiF family adenylyltransferase, whose amino-acid sequence is MNRYDRQIRLNGFGPDKQDLLREAAVLVVGAGGLGVPVLQYLTAMGVGKLGIIEQDAISLTNLHRQVLYRTEDDGKPKLQTAINRLKELNPEVNLVPHNTFLTTANALDIVAQYDLVVDCSDNFGTRYLVNDACVILGRPFVSGAIFEFEGQVSVFNYQGSATYRCLFPEPGIAPDCNAVGVLGILPGIVGCYQANEAVKVICHIGEPLANQLLTINILDNTHQIFTFQNIPANHKISELQESYGDSVCDPQHMQHLSVEELQQWLEQGIDFQLVDVREKEEWEICHIDGALHIPMRRIEASIAGLAKKKPVAVICHHGMRSKAVAQQLVQSGFNEVFNVTGGIHAWALEIDRNMNVY
- a CDS encoding M48 family metallopeptidase — translated: MQSYQGTYSYDSPDNVQPAEVTVTSKRIEIHLKDADGNPRTVFWYWYNVVQGKQNTLHHTGLPLQTLHVPSYEFAAIVLQRTKRRPSNPLMTIAGIGLFIIALIAAAWFWLLPYAAGRVANALPVEYEVKFGEQSYNALIKDFKILPQQTELVNQFYKELNISSVYPVKITVVEKTETNAFAIPGGHIVVFSGLLQQMQHPEELAALLAHEYSHVQLRHTTRSLVQSVGTYAMISMVFGDVTGLGAVFLENAHTLKSLEYSRKLEKEADLNGLQLLQQRNINGEGYIWLFNTLKKDSGSGSVTSEWLSSHPDLDNRVKYVKSKLVGVAPMPVSGPIQDIWKQLKTDY